A genomic region of Prosthecobacter algae contains the following coding sequences:
- a CDS encoding family 16 glycoside hydrolase translates to MLFRLSLFSLLLAGCGPADKPVPQAPRNWSLLEGAAAAQWQQAGIPDEGEIQVKDGELTLAAGQPMTGAKWVGWTPDLPQTNYALTYEALRVEGGDIFGMATFPVGSHQSHATFVIGGWGGTVTGISSIDFLDANENQTRAEQRFENNRWYKVRIEVRPDDLRAWVDDRIVVNASIKGRQVTLRSGFIDHCLPFGFATWNTKARVRAVKVETLP, encoded by the coding sequence ATGCTATTTCGTCTCAGTCTTTTCAGTCTGCTCCTGGCCGGGTGTGGCCCTGCCGATAAACCCGTGCCCCAGGCCCCGCGCAACTGGTCCTTGTTGGAGGGAGCCGCCGCCGCGCAATGGCAGCAGGCAGGCATCCCAGACGAGGGGGAAATCCAGGTGAAGGATGGCGAACTCACCCTCGCCGCCGGGCAGCCCATGACCGGGGCCAAGTGGGTGGGCTGGACCCCCGATCTGCCGCAAACAAACTACGCCCTCACCTATGAAGCTCTGCGGGTGGAAGGGGGCGACATCTTTGGCATGGCCACCTTTCCCGTGGGTAGCCACCAATCCCACGCCACCTTTGTCATCGGCGGCTGGGGCGGCACCGTCACCGGCATCTCCAGCATTGATTTCCTGGATGCCAACGAGAACCAGACGCGGGCGGAGCAACGCTTTGAAAACAACCGCTGGTACAAGGTGCGGATCGAGGTCCGCCCGGATGATCTGCGAGCCTGGGTGGATGACCGCATCGTGGTGAATGCCAGCATCAAGGGCCGCCAAGTGACCCTGCGTTCCGGCTTCATTGATCACTGCCTGCCGTTCGGCTTTGCCACCTGGAATACCAAGGCCCGTGTGCGGGCAGTGAAGGTGGAAACTCTGCCTTGA
- the rsmH gene encoding 16S rRNA (cytosine(1402)-N(4))-methyltransferase RsmH — protein sequence MNSEAAPSAPDPTPAAHKRRPRYSGKNPRRFEDKYKELNADKYPDEVAKVLAAGKTPAGQHVPIMVGEVLECLQLQAGQNAVDCTLGYGGHTRAMWERLQPGGHLMSLDADPIELERTLTRLRAGGMGEESFTARRCNFAGLVKALADQGWAEGADAIFADLGLSSMQIDNPARGFTFKHDGPLDMRLNPQRGKPASAWLAETTPEKLTLLLEENADEPRAALIAQHLCKTGRQTPLTRTKALAESIRQGLPHAVSADDADATVRRVFQAIRIAVNEEFTVLDSLLRALPASLKPGGRVAILTFHSGEDRRVKKAFQEGLHLGQYSAVAREVIRATPSEQHQNPRSAPAKLRWAIRAE from the coding sequence ATGAACTCTGAGGCCGCCCCTTCCGCGCCCGATCCCACCCCTGCCGCCCACAAACGCCGCCCTCGCTACAGCGGTAAAAACCCGCGCCGGTTTGAGGATAAGTATAAGGAGCTGAACGCCGACAAGTACCCGGACGAAGTGGCGAAGGTCCTCGCTGCGGGCAAAACCCCCGCTGGCCAGCACGTACCCATCATGGTGGGAGAAGTGCTGGAGTGCCTGCAACTGCAAGCGGGTCAGAACGCAGTGGACTGCACCCTGGGCTATGGCGGCCACACCCGTGCGATGTGGGAGCGGCTGCAACCCGGCGGGCACCTGATGTCCCTGGATGCCGACCCCATCGAGCTCGAACGCACCCTGACCCGCCTGCGTGCGGGTGGCATGGGGGAGGAAAGCTTCACGGCCCGCCGCTGCAACTTTGCCGGACTGGTTAAGGCCCTGGCCGATCAAGGCTGGGCGGAGGGAGCGGATGCCATTTTTGCCGATCTGGGATTGTCCTCCATGCAGATCGATAACCCGGCGCGTGGTTTTACCTTCAAGCACGACGGCCCCCTGGACATGCGCCTAAACCCGCAGCGGGGCAAACCGGCCTCGGCTTGGCTGGCAGAGACCACGCCGGAAAAGCTCACCCTCCTGCTGGAGGAAAATGCCGATGAACCGCGTGCGGCACTCATCGCCCAGCATCTGTGCAAAACCGGACGGCAGACACCCCTCACCCGTACCAAGGCCCTGGCCGAAAGCATCCGCCAGGGGCTGCCACACGCCGTTTCTGCCGACGATGCGGACGCCACCGTGCGCCGTGTCTTCCAGGCCATCCGCATCGCCGTGAATGAGGAATTCACCGTGCTAGATAGCCTGCTGCGTGCCCTGCCCGCCTCGCTGAAACCCGGTGGGCGGGTGGCCATCCTCACTTTCCACTCGGGCGAAGATCGACGAGTGAAGAAGGCCTTTCAGGAGGGTCTACACCTGGGGCAATACAGCGCCGTGGCCCGCGAAGTGATCCGTGCCACTCCTAGTGAACAGCACCAAAACCCACGCTCTGCCCCGGCCAAACTGCGCTGGGCCATCCGCGCAGAGTGA
- a CDS encoding nucleotide pyrophosphohydrolase, which produces MDAGPDAVFDARMTIEALTERICAFRDARDWQQFHNPKDMAVAIAAEAGELMQHFVWKTQAQTEQVITEKRAEITDEIADVGILLFELAHNLNIPLAEAMQAKLERNELRYPADKARGNNLKYNEL; this is translated from the coding sequence GTGGACGCCGGGCCGGATGCGGTGTTTGATGCCCGCATGACCATCGAAGCCCTGACTGAACGCATCTGCGCCTTTCGCGATGCCCGTGACTGGCAGCAGTTTCACAATCCCAAGGACATGGCCGTGGCCATCGCGGCTGAGGCCGGGGAACTGATGCAGCACTTTGTCTGGAAAACGCAGGCCCAGACCGAGCAGGTCATCACGGAAAAACGCGCCGAGATCACCGATGAAATCGCCGATGTGGGCATCCTGCTCTTTGAACTAGCGCACAATCTGAACATCCCGCTGGCTGAGGCCATGCAGGCGAAACTGGAGCGCAATGAGCTGCGCTACCCGGCCGATAAAGCCCGGGGCAACAACCTGAAATACAATGAACTCTGA
- the ilvD gene encoding dihydroxy-acid dehydratase, with amino-acid sequence MAKKAASKKPESLHRKHSAIVVDGVERAPSRAMLHAVGFKREDFQKSQIGIASTWSMVTPCNMHIDRLAKETAKGVDAAGGKSLIFNTITISDGISMGTEGMKYSLVSREVIADSIETVVGCEGMDGFVAIGGCDKNMPGCVMAMARLNRPSVFVYGGTILPGCVGHEKKDADIVTVFEAVGKHANCQITDADLIDIEEHSIPGEGSCGGMYTANTMASAIEALGMSLPNSGAQSAVGDDKLIDCFDAGAAVMNMIKLGITPRDIMTKEAFENAITLIITLGGSTNAVLHLIAMAHSAGVKLTIEDFVRIGKKTPVLADLKPSGKYFMNDLVKIGGTVPLMRILVEEGLMHGDCLTVTGRTMKENVRKSKIVYPKSQKIIRPLSDPIKKDSHLVIFKGNLCPEGAVGKISGKEGLTFTGKAIVFESEEKALDAILNDKVKKGHVIVIRMEGPKGGPGMREMLSPTSAIMGKGLGKDVALITDGRFSGGSHGFVVGHVTPEAFVGGPIAVIKNGDAITIDAEKRAITLGIPAKELAARLKAWKQPKPRYTRGVLAKYAALTTSASEGAVTDKQF; translated from the coding sequence ATGGCCAAGAAAGCAGCATCCAAGAAACCCGAATCCCTCCATCGTAAACACAGCGCCATCGTCGTGGACGGTGTCGAGCGTGCGCCCAGCCGCGCCATGCTGCATGCGGTCGGCTTTAAGCGGGAAGACTTCCAGAAATCCCAGATCGGCATCGCCAGCACCTGGAGCATGGTCACCCCGTGTAACATGCACATTGACCGCCTGGCCAAAGAAACGGCTAAGGGCGTGGATGCCGCTGGTGGCAAAAGCCTGATCTTCAACACCATCACCATCTCCGATGGCATCTCGATGGGCACCGAAGGCATGAAATACTCGTTGGTTAGCCGCGAAGTCATCGCCGACTCCATCGAGACGGTCGTCGGTTGTGAAGGCATGGACGGCTTTGTCGCCATCGGCGGCTGTGACAAAAACATGCCTGGTTGCGTGATGGCCATGGCGCGTCTGAACCGCCCCAGCGTTTTCGTTTACGGCGGCACCATCCTCCCCGGCTGCGTGGGCCATGAGAAGAAGGATGCGGACATCGTCACCGTCTTTGAAGCGGTGGGCAAACACGCCAACTGCCAGATCACCGATGCCGACCTCATTGACATCGAAGAACACAGCATCCCTGGCGAAGGCTCTTGCGGCGGCATGTACACGGCCAATACCATGGCCAGCGCCATCGAGGCCCTGGGCATGTCCTTGCCAAACTCCGGTGCCCAGTCCGCCGTCGGCGACGACAAGCTCATCGACTGCTTCGACGCCGGTGCTGCCGTGATGAACATGATCAAGCTGGGCATCACGCCTCGCGACATCATGACCAAGGAAGCGTTTGAAAACGCCATCACACTGATCATCACCCTAGGCGGCTCCACGAACGCCGTGCTGCATCTCATCGCCATGGCGCACAGCGCCGGTGTGAAGCTGACGATTGAAGACTTCGTCCGCATCGGCAAGAAGACCCCGGTGCTGGCCGACCTGAAGCCAAGCGGCAAGTATTTCATGAATGACCTGGTGAAGATCGGCGGCACGGTGCCGCTGATGCGCATCCTGGTGGAAGAAGGCCTGATGCATGGCGATTGCCTCACCGTCACCGGCCGCACGATGAAGGAAAACGTGCGCAAGTCCAAGATCGTCTATCCGAAGAGCCAGAAGATCATCCGTCCTCTGAGCGACCCGATCAAAAAAGACAGCCACCTCGTCATCTTCAAAGGCAACCTCTGCCCCGAAGGCGCAGTCGGCAAGATCAGCGGCAAAGAAGGTCTCACGTTCACCGGCAAGGCCATCGTCTTTGAATCCGAAGAGAAGGCGTTGGATGCCATCTTGAACGACAAGGTGAAAAAAGGCCACGTCATCGTCATCCGCATGGAAGGGCCGAAAGGCGGTCCCGGCATGCGCGAAATGCTCAGCCCCACCTCCGCCATCATGGGCAAAGGCCTGGGCAAAGATGTGGCCCTCATCACCGACGGTCGTTTCAGCGGTGGCAGCCACGGTTTTGTGGTCGGTCACGTCACGCCGGAAGCCTTCGTCGGTGGCCCGATTGCCGTCATCAAGAATGGCGACGCCATCACCATCGATGCTGAGAAGCGCGCCATCACCCTCGGCATCCCTGCCAAGGAGCTGGCCGCCCGTCTCAAGGCGTGGAAGCAGCCAAAGCCACGCTACACCCGTGGTGTGCTGGCCAAGTATGCCGCCCTCACCACCAGCGCCAGCGAAGGCGCAGTGACGGACAAGCAATTCTAA
- a CDS encoding redox-sensing transcriptional repressor Rex, giving the protein MPRIDIPRKSIYRLSIYQRCLGKLRENDVDTVSSEALAKAAGVKPTQLRKDLAYFGQFGTRGLGYNVDVLSNTISEVLGHNRLQPVILVGVGNLGSALLRYGGFRKEGFEVVAAFDVNPKRQPDLAIPILAITEMTDFIQQNQVKMAILAVPASAAQIVTNQMVEAGIQAVLNFSPSVLDVPEHVVVNSVDLAVELENLSYFIR; this is encoded by the coding sequence GTGCCTAGGATAGACATCCCCCGCAAATCTATTTATCGCCTCTCCATTTATCAGCGCTGCCTGGGAAAGCTGCGTGAGAACGATGTGGATACGGTTTCGTCCGAGGCATTGGCCAAGGCTGCGGGGGTCAAACCGACCCAGCTCCGCAAGGACTTGGCGTATTTTGGCCAGTTCGGCACACGCGGGCTAGGCTACAATGTGGATGTCCTCAGCAACACGATCTCCGAGGTGCTGGGGCACAATCGCCTGCAACCCGTCATCCTCGTGGGTGTGGGGAATCTGGGCTCCGCCCTGCTGCGCTACGGCGGCTTCCGCAAGGAAGGTTTCGAAGTCGTGGCCGCCTTCGACGTCAACCCCAAGCGCCAGCCCGACCTGGCTATCCCCATCCTGGCCATCACTGAGATGACGGATTTCATCCAGCAAAACCAGGTGAAGATGGCCATCCTCGCTGTGCCCGCCAGCGCAGCCCAGATCGTGACCAACCAGATGGTGGAGGCGGGCATCCAGGCCGTGCTGAATTTCTCCCCTTCCGTTTTGGATGTGCCCGAGCACGTGGTGGTGAACAGCGTGGACCTGGCCGTGGAGCTGGAAAATTTGAGCTACTTCATCCGTTAG
- a CDS encoding multicopper oxidase domain-containing protein, with protein MKFLLAFAALALPAAALACDDCKTRRPLTGPLVEYDLYITEQTVSPAGKPVRGLTINGGIPGPTLRFREGDFARIRVHNQLKDEETSTHWHGLLLPNQEDGVPHVTTPPILPGKTHTFEFELRHSGTYWYHSHTHLQEQSGVYGSIVVTPRGGEPVKADREQVLLLSDWTDLHPHEVQRMLMRGSDYFGLMRRNSQSILGAAQKGMLKDYFKREWSRMPPMDVSDVGYHAFLINGQRSTQISGKPGERVRLRLINASAATYFYLHSSAGPLTIVAADGPPVEPVKVERLFMAIAETYDVLITIPASGQYELRATTQDGSGHASAFFGEGKLTPASDPPRPNLYKMDEMLNLALEEKEDDPRASLNLPRPGSPYRLLRAPQDTTLPAKLPRRKVTLHLTGDMNRYIWSFDGKTIAQEPYVMIKKGEIIELELINDTMMHHPIHLHGHFFRLLMGQGARSPLKHTVDVPPMTSRIVEFEANEEKDWMFHCHILYHMMSGMARIFRYEDAPGNASPMMGHGETATASSAQPTSMNAEDHSLHHAAGLGEHSHDMAYVWGAASIQSHMSEGLLTWMNPKNDLLLSWEIGWVGVDKTQYEVDALYQRYFNANFQAFIGARLTNDPDAEDRAVIGLNYRLPFMTWASLSLDSEGDARIGLARRFQLTPRLGVFGRVEYDTRTRWEWTAGADYTLTRSTSLITQYHSEFGLGAGVLIRF; from the coding sequence ATGAAATTCCTTTTAGCATTCGCAGCGCTCGCGCTGCCCGCAGCCGCATTGGCCTGTGACGACTGCAAGACCCGCCGCCCTCTCACTGGGCCGCTGGTCGAGTATGATCTCTACATCACGGAACAAACCGTCAGCCCGGCGGGCAAACCCGTGCGCGGTCTCACCATCAATGGCGGCATCCCCGGCCCAACGCTGCGCTTTCGCGAAGGTGACTTTGCCCGCATCCGCGTGCACAACCAGCTCAAGGACGAAGAGACCTCCACCCACTGGCATGGGTTGCTTTTGCCTAACCAGGAGGATGGCGTCCCGCATGTGACCACACCTCCCATCCTGCCGGGTAAGACGCACACCTTCGAGTTTGAGCTGCGCCACTCCGGCACCTACTGGTACCATTCCCACACCCACTTGCAGGAGCAAAGCGGCGTCTATGGCTCCATCGTCGTCACGCCACGCGGTGGCGAGCCTGTGAAGGCCGACCGGGAACAGGTGCTGCTGCTCTCTGACTGGACGGACCTGCATCCTCACGAAGTGCAGCGCATGCTCATGCGTGGCAGTGATTACTTCGGTCTCATGCGGCGGAATTCACAGTCCATCCTGGGCGCGGCGCAGAAGGGCATGCTGAAGGATTACTTCAAGCGCGAATGGTCACGCATGCCTCCCATGGATGTGTCCGATGTGGGCTACCACGCTTTTTTGATCAATGGCCAGCGCAGCACCCAGATCAGCGGAAAACCGGGCGAGCGCGTGCGCCTGCGCCTCATCAACGCCTCCGCCGCCACCTACTTTTACCTGCACTCCTCCGCTGGGCCGCTGACCATTGTGGCAGCCGATGGCCCACCCGTCGAGCCTGTGAAGGTGGAGCGGCTTTTCATGGCCATTGCCGAAACCTACGATGTCCTCATCACCATCCCCGCCAGCGGCCAGTATGAACTGCGCGCCACCACCCAGGATGGCAGCGGCCATGCCTCCGCCTTTTTCGGTGAAGGCAAGCTCACACCCGCCAGCGATCCACCCCGGCCTAACCTTTACAAGATGGACGAGATGCTGAACCTGGCCCTGGAGGAAAAGGAGGACGATCCACGCGCCTCGCTGAATCTCCCTCGCCCTGGTTCCCCCTACCGTTTGCTGCGTGCCCCGCAGGATACCACGCTGCCCGCGAAATTACCGCGCCGGAAAGTCACCCTGCATCTCACCGGCGACATGAACCGCTACATCTGGTCCTTCGATGGCAAGACCATCGCCCAAGAGCCTTACGTCATGATCAAGAAGGGCGAGATCATTGAGCTGGAGCTCATCAATGACACGATGATGCATCACCCCATCCACCTGCATGGTCACTTTTTCCGCCTGCTCATGGGTCAGGGGGCGCGCTCACCGCTGAAGCACACCGTGGACGTGCCGCCCATGACCAGCCGCATCGTGGAGTTTGAAGCCAATGAAGAAAAGGACTGGATGTTCCACTGCCACATCCTCTACCACATGATGAGCGGCATGGCCCGCATCTTCCGCTATGAAGATGCCCCAGGCAACGCGTCCCCGATGATGGGCCACGGCGAAACGGCCACCGCATCCTCGGCACAGCCTACTTCCATGAACGCCGAAGATCACAGCCTGCACCATGCCGCAGGCCTGGGCGAACACAGTCATGACATGGCCTACGTGTGGGGCGCGGCCTCCATTCAAAGTCACATGAGCGAGGGCCTGCTGACCTGGATGAACCCGAAGAACGACCTCCTGCTGAGTTGGGAAATCGGCTGGGTAGGCGTGGATAAAACCCAATACGAGGTGGATGCCCTCTACCAGCGGTATTTCAACGCCAACTTCCAAGCCTTCATCGGCGCCCGCCTAACCAATGATCCGGATGCCGAAGACCGCGCCGTCATTGGCCTCAACTACCGCCTGCCGTTCATGACCTGGGCCAGCCTGAGCCTGGATAGTGAAGGCGACGCCCGTATCGGCCTGGCGAGACGCTTCCAGCTCACCCCGCGCCTGGGTGTCTTTGGCAGGGTGGAATACGATACCCGCACCCGCTGGGAATGGACCGCCGGGGCCGACTACACCCTCACCCGCAGCACTTCCCTGATCACCCAGTACCATTCCGAATTCGGTCTCGGTGCTGGGGTGCTCATCCGCTTTTGA
- the trpE gene encoding anthranilate synthase component I — translation MSAPHLQPDLTTFCTLAQKGNLVPVVAELTADYETPLSAFQKIHDGRCGFLLESAELTQHSGRYSLLGSSPRMIFTARGKEIEIEERGKVRTYTTTTDPLDELKKLMAPFQPLESHPIPVFHGGAVGYLGYDMVRFFEPTLAPPPKDELGLPEMVYMITDTVIIFDHRTRRMSLVANVHTDEHPTLEAAYTWAQQQIAMLMEKLSQPLAVKPLQTIAPVSTEQMPAPVSNTTQAEYEGMVLKMKEYIGAGDIFQGVPSQRFETDYTGTPLDLYRALRHVNPSPYMFCLQFPQGFSLVGSSPEVHVKCLNGRIDIRPIAGTRWRGKTRAEDDALADELLNDPKERAEHIMLVDLARNDVGRVAEYGTVKVSDLMIIERYSHVMHIVSNVDGRLNEGKDAYDVMRATFPAGTVSGSPKVRAMSIINEVEKSKRCAYAGAVGYFGFDGNLDSCIALRTCVLKDGKAYVQAGAGVVADSDPTYEYRETVNKATGMLRAIEWARQLGA, via the coding sequence ATGTCTGCCCCGCATCTCCAGCCTGATCTGACCACCTTCTGCACGCTCGCACAGAAGGGCAACCTTGTGCCGGTGGTGGCGGAGTTGACGGCCGATTACGAGACACCGCTCTCCGCTTTCCAAAAGATCCACGATGGCCGCTGCGGCTTCCTGCTGGAATCGGCAGAGCTCACCCAACACTCGGGCCGCTACAGCCTGCTGGGCAGTTCCCCGCGCATGATCTTCACGGCCCGTGGCAAGGAGATCGAAATCGAGGAGCGCGGCAAGGTCCGCACCTACACCACGACCACCGATCCCCTGGATGAGCTGAAGAAGCTCATGGCCCCCTTCCAGCCGCTGGAGTCCCATCCCATCCCCGTCTTCCACGGCGGTGCCGTCGGCTACCTGGGCTATGACATGGTGCGCTTTTTTGAGCCCACGCTCGCCCCACCGCCGAAGGATGAACTTGGCCTGCCGGAGATGGTGTACATGATCACGGACACGGTGATCATCTTTGATCACCGCACCCGCCGCATGTCCCTGGTGGCCAATGTCCACACGGATGAGCACCCCACACTAGAGGCCGCCTACACCTGGGCCCAGCAGCAGATCGCCATGCTGATGGAAAAGCTGTCCCAGCCCCTCGCCGTGAAGCCCCTGCAGACCATCGCCCCCGTGAGCACGGAGCAGATGCCCGCCCCCGTCAGCAACACCACCCAGGCCGAATACGAAGGCATGGTGCTGAAGATGAAGGAATACATCGGTGCAGGCGATATCTTCCAAGGCGTGCCCTCACAACGCTTTGAGACGGACTACACCGGCACCCCGCTGGATCTCTACCGCGCGCTGCGCCATGTGAATCCTTCGCCCTACATGTTCTGCCTGCAGTTCCCGCAGGGCTTCTCGCTCGTCGGCAGCTCCCCAGAAGTGCATGTGAAATGCCTCAACGGCCGCATTGATATCCGCCCCATCGCCGGCACGCGCTGGAGGGGCAAAACCCGCGCCGAAGACGATGCCCTGGCCGATGAACTCCTCAACGATCCCAAGGAACGCGCCGAGCACATCATGCTGGTGGACCTCGCCCGCAACGACGTGGGGCGCGTGGCCGAATACGGCACCGTCAAGGTCAGCGACCTGATGATCATCGAGCGCTACAGCCACGTCATGCACATCGTCAGCAATGTGGACGGCCGCCTCAATGAAGGCAAGGACGCCTATGATGTCATGCGCGCCACCTTCCCCGCAGGCACCGTCAGCGGCAGCCCGAAGGTCCGCGCCATGTCCATCATCAACGAGGTGGAAAAAAGCAAACGCTGCGCCTATGCAGGTGCTGTGGGCTACTTCGGTTTTGATGGCAATCTGGACTCCTGCATCGCCCTACGCACCTGCGTGCTCAAGGACGGCAAAGCCTACGTCCAGGCCGGAGCCGGGGTGGTGGCCGATTCCGACCCGACCTACGAGTACCGCGAGACTGTGAACAAGGCCACCGGCATGCTCCGCGCCATCGAGTGGGCACGCCAGCTCGGTGCCTGA